One window of the Betta splendens chromosome 21, fBetSpl5.4, whole genome shotgun sequence genome contains the following:
- the piga gene encoding phosphatidylinositol N-acetylglucosaminyltransferase subunit A, with translation MGQRKRVAAVSRLSHQRVSGAPSDAVRVSNRKHNICMVSDFFYPNMGGVESHIYQLSQCLIEKGHKVVIVTHSYGTRKGVRYLTNGLKVYYLPLQVMYNQSTATTCFHSLPLLRCVFVRECITVVHAHSSFSAMAHDALFHAKTMGLNTVFTDHSLFGFADISSVLTNKLLTVSLCDTNHIVCVSYTSKENTVLRATLNPEIVSVIPNAVDPTDFTPDPSKRHDDNRITIVVISRLVYRKGIDLLGGIIPELCLKHPDLHFLIGGEGPKRIVLEEVREKYQLHDRVRLLGALEHKDVRDVLVQGHIFLNTSLTEAFCMAIVEGASCGLQVVSTRVGGIPEVLPEDLITLCDPTVRSLCAGLESVIALQRSGSVPSPASIHARVQNLYTWRNVAERTEKVYDRVVGEEVLPLDRRLRRLRSHCGPVAGSIFAFVAVIDFLFLLLLQWLAPDRVMDTAVDACGPHGLWRPETSNDEPDSKHAGKRRPLKTT, from the exons ATGGGGCAGCGAAAACGAGTGGCAGCTGTGAGTCGTCTTTCACATCAGAGAGTCTCTGGAGCTCCTTCTGATGCTGTCAGGGTCTCTAATAGGAAACACAACATCTGCATGGTGTCTGACTTCTTCTATCCAAACATGGGAGGAGTAGAAAGTCACATTTACCAGCTCTCGCAGTGCCTGATTGAAAAGGGACACAAAGTGGTCATTGTCACCCATTCCTATGGCACTAGAAAGGGGGTCAGGTACTTGACCAATGGCCTGAAGGTCTACTACCTCCCCCTTCAGGTGATGTACAATCAATCCACAGCCACCACTTGCTTTCACAGTCTCCCACTtctgcgctgtgtgtttgtcagagaaTGCATCACTGTGGTGCATGCACATAGCTCATTCTCTGCAATGGCGCATGACGCCCTGTTCCACGCAAAGACAATGGGCCTTAACACG GTGTTTACTGATCACTCACTCTTTGGCTTTGCTGATATCAGCTCTGTGCTGACCAACAAGCTTCtgactgtgtcactgtgtgatACAAACcatattgtgtgtgtttcatacacCAGTAAAGAGAACACAGTGCTCCGTGCAACGCTCAACCCAGAGATAGTTTCTGTTATTCCAAACGCAGTTGATCCTACAGACTTCACCCCTGATCCATCCAAGCGCCATGATGACAACAGAATCACTATTGTCGTCATTAGTCGTCTTGTCTATCGTAAAG gaattGACCTTCTTGGTGGAATAATCCCAGAGCTCTGTCTTAAACATCCAGATCTGCATTTCCTGATCGGCGGTGAGGGTCCAAAAAGAATTGTTTTAGAGGAAGTGAGAGAGAAATACCAGCTACATGACAG GGTGCGTCTGCTTGGAGCTTTGGAGCATAAAGACGTCAGGGATGTTCTGGTTCAGGGTCATATCTTCCTCAACACATCGCTGACTGAAGCGTTCTGCATGGCCATTGTAGAGGGCGCCAGCTGTGGACTCCAG GTGGTAAGCACTCGTGTTGGAGGAATTCCTGAGGTCTTGCCTGAGGATCTGATCACCCTGTGTGACCCCACTGTACGGTCGTTGTGTGCTGGTTTGGAATCCGTCATCGCCCTGCAGCGATCAGGCTCTGTGCCCTCCCCGGCTTCCATCCATGCACGTGTACAGAACCTCTATACCTGGAGAAAtgttgcagaaagaactgaAAAA GTGTACGACCGAgtggtgggggaggaggtgcTCCCGCTGGACAGGCGCTTACGGAGGCTGAGGTCTCACTGTGGCCCGGTGGCCGGTTCCATCTTTGCATTCGTGGCTGTTATtgacttcctcttcctgctgctgctgcagtggttgGCGCCCGACCGGGTCATGGACACGGCTGTAGACGCCTGTGGCCCTCACGGACTGTGGAGGCCGGAAACAAGTAACGATGAGCCTGACTCTAAGCATGCAGGGAAACGGCGGCCACTGAAAACAACATGA
- the appb gene encoding amyloid beta (A4) precursor protein b isoform X1: MGERTACLLLLVATLTLSSEVPADDSVGLLTEPQVAMFCGKLNMHINVQSGKWESDPSGTKGCIGTKEGILKYCEEVYPELQITNVVEANQPVSIQNWCKKGRKQCHSHAQIVVPYRCLVGEFVSDALLVPDKCKFLHQERMDQCESHLHWHTVAKESCGDRSMNLHDYGMLLPCGIDRFRGVEFVCCPVEAERESESTDLEGEESDVWWGGAETEYSDNSMSRAADNEPALTEDDDVNEQAETFDLDDNGDGDNDDDNNDEEDVDDMTDERESDERSANIAMTTTTTTTTESVEEVVRAVCWARAESGPCHDMLERWFFMPKKGRCAPFLFGGCGGNRNNFESEEYCLAVCSSSLPTMAPSPPDAVDHYLESPGDDREHTDFQKAKESLEAKHREKMSEVMREWEEAERQAKNLPRADKKAVIQHFQEKVEALEQEAAGERQQLVETHMARVEALLNSRRRLALENYLSSLQANPPRPRQVLSLLKKYVRAEQKDRQHTLKHYEHVHTVDPKKAAQIRPQVLTHLRVIDERMNQSLGLLYKVPSVANEIQNQVALIVQRVQAELSQQVSSLQSDGRVDGRVSYGNDALMPDQTYSSAPMDYGLDGLGFIHPESFNQPNTENHVEPVDARPIPDGGLPTRPVSALKHEQMLVKETEERQDAGFEVYHQKLVFFAEDVGSNKGAIIGLMVGGVVIATVIVITLVMLRKKQYTSIHHGVIEVDAAVTPEERHLTKMQQNGYENPTYKFFEQIQN; this comes from the exons ATGGGCGAGCGCACGGCGTGTCTGCTGTTGCTGGTGGCGACCTTGACGCTTTCATCCGAG GTCCCTGCTGATGACTCTGTGGGTTTGCTAACTGAGCCCCAGGTTGCCATGTTCTGTGGAAAGCTCAACATGCACATCAATGTCCAGAGTGGCAAATGGGAGTCTGATCCCTCTGGCACAAAGGGCTGCATTGGCACCAAGGAGGGCATACTGAAGTACTGCGAAGAG GTGTATCCAGAGCTGCAGATCACAAATGTTGTGGAAGCCAACCAGCCCGTGAGCATCCAGAACTGGTGCAAGAAAGGCCGCAAGCAGTGCCACAGTCACGCACAGATTGTCGTGCCATATCGCTGCTTGG TGGGAGAGTTTGTGAGTGACGCTCTGCTCGTCCCTGACAAGTGCAAGTTCCTGCACCAGGAGCGCATGGACCAGTGTGAAAGCCACCTTCACTGGCACACTGTAGCCAAAGAG TCCTGCGGAGACCGCTCTATGAACCTCCATGACTATGGGATGCTGTTGCCCTGCGGCATCGACCGTTTCCGAGGGGTGGAGTTCGTCTGCTGTCCGGTGGAGGCAGAACGAGAGTCGGAGAGCACGGACCTAGAAGGGGAGGAGTCTGACGTCTGGTGGGGCGGAGCTGAGACAGAATACTCTGATAACAG CATGTCGCGTGCAGCAGACAACGAGCCCGCCCTCACCGAGGATGATGATGTCAACGAGCAGGCGGAGACCTTCGACCTAGATGACAACGGAGATGGGGACAATGACGACGACAACAACGACGAGGAAGACGTCGATGACATGACTGATGAACGGGAGAGTGATGAGCGCAGTGCTAACATTGCCATGACGacaaccaccacaaccaccaccgAGTCTGTTGAGGAGGTGGTTCGAG CTGTGTGCTGGGCTCGTGCTGAGTCAGGCCCGTGTCATGACATGTTGGAGCGTTGGTTCTTCATGCCCAAGAAGGGCCGCTGTGCTCCCTTCTTGTTTGGGGGCTGTGGGGGCAACAGGAATAACTTTGAGTCGGAGGAATACTGCCTagctgtctgcagcagctcgt TGCCCACCATGGCCCCAAGTCCTCCAGATGCTGTGGATCATTACCTTGAATCTCCTGGTGATGACCGTGAACACACCGACTTTCAAAAGGCGAAGGAAAGCCTGGAGGccaaacacagggagaagatgtctgag GTGATgagagagtgggaggaggctgagagaCAGGCCAAGAACCTTCCACGTGCTGACAAGAAAGCAGTCATCCAA CATTTCCAGGAGAAGGTCGaggctctggagcaggaggcagcCGGGGAGAGACAGCAGCTGGTAGAGACCCACATGGCCCGCGTAGAAGCTCTGCTCAACAGCCGTCGACGTCTGGCTCTGGAAAACTACCTCAGCTCTCTACAGGCCAACCCTCCACGG cctcgCCAGGTGCTGAGTCTGCTGAAGAAGTACGTCcgtgcagagcagaaggacAGGCAGCACACGCTGAAACACTACGAGCATGTCCACACAGTCGATCCCAAGAAGGCCGCTCAGATTCGCCCTCAG GTTTTGACCCACCTTCGCGTAATTGATGAGAGGATGAATCAGTCACTGGGTCTTTTGTACAAAGTACCTAGTGTAGctaatgaaatccaaaaccaagTTG CACTTATCGTGCAGAGAGTTCAGGCAGAGCTGTCTCAGCAAGTCTCTTCCCTGCAGAGTGATGGTCGG GTGGATGGCAGGGTGAGTTACGGTAACGACGCTCTGATGCCTGATCAGACGTACAGCTCTGCTCCTATGGACTATGGCCTGGATGGACTCGGCTTCATCCACCCGGAGAGCTTCAACCAGCCCAACACGGAGAACCACG TTGAGCCTGTTGATGCTCGTCCAATTCCAGACGGAGGATTGCCAACAAGACCAG TATCTGCTCTTAAGCATGAACAGATGCTTGTAAAGGAGACTGAAGAGAGGCAAGATGCTGGCTTTGAGGTTTACCATCAAAAACTG GTGTTTTTTGCTGAAGATGTGGGTTCAAATAAAGGTGCCATTATTGGACTTATGGTTGGAGGAGTTGTCATAGCAACAGTCATTGTGATTACCTTGGTGATGCTGAGGAAGAAACAATACACCTCGATTCATCACGGTGTAATTGAG gTGGATGCAGCAGTGACACCAGAGGAGCGTCATCTGACCAAGATGCAGCAGAACGGCTATGAGAACCCCACCTACAAATTCTTTGAGCAGATCCAGAACTAG
- the si:dkey-192g7.3 gene encoding uncharacterized protein si:dkey-192g7.3 isoform X1 has translation MIHTIHNNGRPLFLEGYNCNWCDDKVVINGSIEDRVILPCPCPNRNLAEVLAWQMEEPNKEKVLVHHGNHSNYSDKYKNRAQLFQNGDKYNCSLLLTNITADDQGKYRCSFTHENMYNALFVHLNVSANFNLCQKTTNQVNDSLNRTECEVEGRYRDTEILWYLDQQLLTNSTTTKIIHNYTSKAAGSHTFTSEIITELTGKPICKVKAKGVPAVISELCPPEPWVRQPDNEMSCYRAYFKLIPIALVIGVSLVLLYRWKHSQGLRRHRQVKTNPFLP, from the exons ATGATCCACACCATACACAATAATGGGCGGCCATTGTTCTTAGAAGGATACAACTGCAACTGGT GTGATGATAAGGTGGTCATCAATGGCAGCATAGAAGACAGGGTCATACTGCCGTGCCCGTGCCCAAACAGAAATTTGGCCGAGGTGCTCGCGTGGCAAATGGAGGAGCCAAACAAAGAGAAAGTGTTAGTGCACCACGGGAACCATTCAAACTACAGTGACAAATACAAGAACAGAGCCCAACTCTTCCAGAATGGGGACAAGTACAACTGCTCTCTTCTCCTGACCAACATCACAGCTGATGACCAAGGGAAATACAGATGCAGTTTTACACATGAAAACATGTACAATGCTTTATTTGTACATCTAAATGTCTCTG CAAACTTCAACCTTTGTCAGAAAACCACAAACCAAGTTAATGACAGTTTAAATAGGACGGAATGTGAAGTGGAGGGACgctacagagacacagagattCTGTGGTATCTGGATCAACAGCTTCTTACAAATtcaactacaactaaaataatCCACAACTATACTTCAAAGGCTGCTGGAAGCCACACCTTCACAAGCGAAATCATTACTGAGCTGACTGGGAAACCAATTTGCAAGGTCAAGGCCAAAGGCGTACCAGCAGTCATTTCTGAGCTCTGCCCACCTG AACCTTGGGTACGCCAACCAGACAATGAAATGTCATGTTACAGGGCATACTTCAAACTCATCCCCATTGCGTTGGTGATTGGCGTTTCCTTGGTTCTGCTGTATCGATGGAAACATTCCCA aggtttgCGGAGACACAGACAAGTGAAGACTAATCCCTTCTTGCCCTGA
- the si:dkey-192g7.3 gene encoding uncharacterized protein si:dkey-192g7.3 isoform X3, with the protein MEEPNKEKVLVHHGNHSNYSDKYKNRAQLFQNGDKYNCSLLLTNITADDQGKYRCSFTHENMYNALFVHLNVSANFNLCQKTTNQVNDSLNRTECEVEGRYRDTEILWYLDQQLLTNSTTTKIIHNYTSKAAGSHTFTSEIITELTGKPICKVKAKGVPAVISELCPPEPWVRQPDNEMSCYRAYFKLIPIALVIGVSLVLLYRWKHSQGLRRHRQVKTNPFLP; encoded by the exons ATGGAGGAGCCAAACAAAGAGAAAGTGTTAGTGCACCACGGGAACCATTCAAACTACAGTGACAAATACAAGAACAGAGCCCAACTCTTCCAGAATGGGGACAAGTACAACTGCTCTCTTCTCCTGACCAACATCACAGCTGATGACCAAGGGAAATACAGATGCAGTTTTACACATGAAAACATGTACAATGCTTTATTTGTACATCTAAATGTCTCTG CAAACTTCAACCTTTGTCAGAAAACCACAAACCAAGTTAATGACAGTTTAAATAGGACGGAATGTGAAGTGGAGGGACgctacagagacacagagattCTGTGGTATCTGGATCAACAGCTTCTTACAAATtcaactacaactaaaataatCCACAACTATACTTCAAAGGCTGCTGGAAGCCACACCTTCACAAGCGAAATCATTACTGAGCTGACTGGGAAACCAATTTGCAAGGTCAAGGCCAAAGGCGTACCAGCAGTCATTTCTGAGCTCTGCCCACCTG AACCTTGGGTACGCCAACCAGACAATGAAATGTCATGTTACAGGGCATACTTCAAACTCATCCCCATTGCGTTGGTGATTGGCGTTTCCTTGGTTCTGCTGTATCGATGGAAACATTCCCA aggtttgCGGAGACACAGACAAGTGAAGACTAATCCCTTCTTGCCCTGA
- the LOC114847756 gene encoding gastrin-releasing peptide receptor-like: protein MSAEESYEDSGDANASTGLVDPTGGEHQYNIWLPGVGIAAVYGLIIAVGLVGNVTLLKTCVMVKSMRTVPNLFLSSLAVGDLLLLVTCAPVDASRYLVDEWLFGRVGCKLIPFIQLTSVGVSVFTLTALSADRYKAIVTPLDGHSEPLGVCLRAGSIWLLSVTLAVPEAVFSDLHTFTTSHSNETFVTCAPYPHAGALHPRIHATASFLAFYVVPLFVISVYYCFIARSLVRSSADPPTEGRPRLQKQFKARQRLARSVLVLVGLFAVCWLPSHVLYLYRCYRYGRVDTSLGHFAASVCARVLAFTNSCVNPFALCLMSKSFRRHFRQQLLCCAAPGPLRSQNSVSTNLSTV, encoded by the exons ATGTCCGCGGAGGAGTCCTATGAGGACAGCGGGGACGCGAACGCGTCCACGGGGCTCGTGGACCCCACGGGGGGTGAGCATCAGTACAACATCTGGCTCCCTGGAGTGGGCATCGCCGCCGTGTACGGTCTGATCATCGCCGTGGGTCTGGTTGGAAATGTGACTTTACTGAAGACGTGCGTGATGGTGAAGTCCATGCGGACGGTGCCCAACCTGTTCCTGTCCAGCTTGGCTGTgggggacctgctgctgctcgtcacCTGCGCGCCGGTGGACGCCAGCCGCTACCTGGTGGACGAGTGGCTGTTCGGACGCGTCGGGTGCAAACTGATCCCGTTCATCCAGCTGACGTCCGTCGGCGTCTCCGTGTTCACGCTCACCGCCCTCTCCGCCGACCG GTACAAAGCCATCGTCACGCCGCTGGACGGCCACAGTGAGCCCCTCGGCGTCTGCTTACGGGCCGGCTCCATCTGGCTGCTCTCCGTCACCCTGGCCGTCCCCGAGGCCGTCTTCTCCGACCTGCACACCTTCACCACCAGCCACAGCAACGAGACGTTCGTCACCTGCGCCCCGTACCCCCACGCCGGAGCCCTGCACCCCAGGATCCACGCCACCGCCTCCTTCCTCGCCTTCTACGTCGTCCCGCTCTTCGTCATATCCGTCTACTACTGCTTCATCGCCCGCAGCCTGGTCCGGAGCTCCGCCGACCCCCCCACGGAGGGACGCCCGCGCCTGCAGAAACAG TTCAAGGCCAGGCAGCGGCTGGCGAGGAgcgtgctggtgctggtgggccTGTTCGCCGTCTGCTGGCTGCCCAGCCACGTGCTCTACCTGTACCGCTGCTACCGCTACGGCCGCGTGGACACGTCGCTGGGCCACTTCGCCGCCAGCGTGTGCGCCCGCGTCCTGGCCTTCACCAACTCCTGCGTGAACCCGTTCGCCCTGTGCCTGATGAGCAAGAGCTTCCGCCGGCACTtccggcagcagctgctgtgctgcgcGGCTCCCGGGCCGCTGCGCAGCCAGAACAGCGTGAGCACCAACCTCAGCACCGTCTGA
- the appb gene encoding amyloid beta (A4) precursor protein b isoform X2, producing MGERTACLLLLVATLTLSSEVPADDSVGLLTEPQVAMFCGKLNMHINVQSGKWESDPSGTKGCIGTKEGILKYCEEVYPELQITNVVEANQPVSIQNWCKKGRKQCHSHAQIVVPYRCLVGEFVSDALLVPDKCKFLHQERMDQCESHLHWHTVAKESCGDRSMNLHDYGMLLPCGIDRFRGVEFVCCPVEAERESESTDLEGEESDVWWGGAETEYSDNSMSRAADNEPALTEDDDVNEQAETFDLDDNGDGDNDDDNNDEEDVDDMTDERESDERSANIAMTTTTTTTTESVEEVVRVPTMAPSPPDAVDHYLESPGDDREHTDFQKAKESLEAKHREKMSEVMREWEEAERQAKNLPRADKKAVIQHFQEKVEALEQEAAGERQQLVETHMARVEALLNSRRRLALENYLSSLQANPPRPRQVLSLLKKYVRAEQKDRQHTLKHYEHVHTVDPKKAAQIRPQVLTHLRVIDERMNQSLGLLYKVPSVANEIQNQVALIVQRVQAELSQQVSSLQSDGRVDGRVSYGNDALMPDQTYSSAPMDYGLDGLGFIHPESFNQPNTENHVEPVDARPIPDGGLPTRPVSALKHEQMLVKETEERQDAGFEVYHQKLVFFAEDVGSNKGAIIGLMVGGVVIATVIVITLVMLRKKQYTSIHHGVIEVDAAVTPEERHLTKMQQNGYENPTYKFFEQIQN from the exons ATGGGCGAGCGCACGGCGTGTCTGCTGTTGCTGGTGGCGACCTTGACGCTTTCATCCGAG GTCCCTGCTGATGACTCTGTGGGTTTGCTAACTGAGCCCCAGGTTGCCATGTTCTGTGGAAAGCTCAACATGCACATCAATGTCCAGAGTGGCAAATGGGAGTCTGATCCCTCTGGCACAAAGGGCTGCATTGGCACCAAGGAGGGCATACTGAAGTACTGCGAAGAG GTGTATCCAGAGCTGCAGATCACAAATGTTGTGGAAGCCAACCAGCCCGTGAGCATCCAGAACTGGTGCAAGAAAGGCCGCAAGCAGTGCCACAGTCACGCACAGATTGTCGTGCCATATCGCTGCTTGG TGGGAGAGTTTGTGAGTGACGCTCTGCTCGTCCCTGACAAGTGCAAGTTCCTGCACCAGGAGCGCATGGACCAGTGTGAAAGCCACCTTCACTGGCACACTGTAGCCAAAGAG TCCTGCGGAGACCGCTCTATGAACCTCCATGACTATGGGATGCTGTTGCCCTGCGGCATCGACCGTTTCCGAGGGGTGGAGTTCGTCTGCTGTCCGGTGGAGGCAGAACGAGAGTCGGAGAGCACGGACCTAGAAGGGGAGGAGTCTGACGTCTGGTGGGGCGGAGCTGAGACAGAATACTCTGATAACAG CATGTCGCGTGCAGCAGACAACGAGCCCGCCCTCACCGAGGATGATGATGTCAACGAGCAGGCGGAGACCTTCGACCTAGATGACAACGGAGATGGGGACAATGACGACGACAACAACGACGAGGAAGACGTCGATGACATGACTGATGAACGGGAGAGTGATGAGCGCAGTGCTAACATTGCCATGACGacaaccaccacaaccaccaccgAGTCTGTTGAGGAGGTGGTTCGAG TGCCCACCATGGCCCCAAGTCCTCCAGATGCTGTGGATCATTACCTTGAATCTCCTGGTGATGACCGTGAACACACCGACTTTCAAAAGGCGAAGGAAAGCCTGGAGGccaaacacagggagaagatgtctgag GTGATgagagagtgggaggaggctgagagaCAGGCCAAGAACCTTCCACGTGCTGACAAGAAAGCAGTCATCCAA CATTTCCAGGAGAAGGTCGaggctctggagcaggaggcagcCGGGGAGAGACAGCAGCTGGTAGAGACCCACATGGCCCGCGTAGAAGCTCTGCTCAACAGCCGTCGACGTCTGGCTCTGGAAAACTACCTCAGCTCTCTACAGGCCAACCCTCCACGG cctcgCCAGGTGCTGAGTCTGCTGAAGAAGTACGTCcgtgcagagcagaaggacAGGCAGCACACGCTGAAACACTACGAGCATGTCCACACAGTCGATCCCAAGAAGGCCGCTCAGATTCGCCCTCAG GTTTTGACCCACCTTCGCGTAATTGATGAGAGGATGAATCAGTCACTGGGTCTTTTGTACAAAGTACCTAGTGTAGctaatgaaatccaaaaccaagTTG CACTTATCGTGCAGAGAGTTCAGGCAGAGCTGTCTCAGCAAGTCTCTTCCCTGCAGAGTGATGGTCGG GTGGATGGCAGGGTGAGTTACGGTAACGACGCTCTGATGCCTGATCAGACGTACAGCTCTGCTCCTATGGACTATGGCCTGGATGGACTCGGCTTCATCCACCCGGAGAGCTTCAACCAGCCCAACACGGAGAACCACG TTGAGCCTGTTGATGCTCGTCCAATTCCAGACGGAGGATTGCCAACAAGACCAG TATCTGCTCTTAAGCATGAACAGATGCTTGTAAAGGAGACTGAAGAGAGGCAAGATGCTGGCTTTGAGGTTTACCATCAAAAACTG GTGTTTTTTGCTGAAGATGTGGGTTCAAATAAAGGTGCCATTATTGGACTTATGGTTGGAGGAGTTGTCATAGCAACAGTCATTGTGATTACCTTGGTGATGCTGAGGAAGAAACAATACACCTCGATTCATCACGGTGTAATTGAG gTGGATGCAGCAGTGACACCAGAGGAGCGTCATCTGACCAAGATGCAGCAGAACGGCTATGAGAACCCCACCTACAAATTCTTTGAGCAGATCCAGAACTAG
- the si:dkey-192g7.3 gene encoding uncharacterized protein si:dkey-192g7.3 isoform X2: MKTFLAMLMVLIVSGDDKVVINGSIEDRVILPCPCPNRNLAEVLAWQMEEPNKEKVLVHHGNHSNYSDKYKNRAQLFQNGDKYNCSLLLTNITADDQGKYRCSFTHENMYNALFVHLNVSANFNLCQKTTNQVNDSLNRTECEVEGRYRDTEILWYLDQQLLTNSTTTKIIHNYTSKAAGSHTFTSEIITELTGKPICKVKAKGVPAVISELCPPEPWVRQPDNEMSCYRAYFKLIPIALVIGVSLVLLYRWKHSQGLRRHRQVKTNPFLP, translated from the exons ATGAAGACATTTCTGGCCATGCTTATGGTTCTGATTGTCTCAG GTGATGATAAGGTGGTCATCAATGGCAGCATAGAAGACAGGGTCATACTGCCGTGCCCGTGCCCAAACAGAAATTTGGCCGAGGTGCTCGCGTGGCAAATGGAGGAGCCAAACAAAGAGAAAGTGTTAGTGCACCACGGGAACCATTCAAACTACAGTGACAAATACAAGAACAGAGCCCAACTCTTCCAGAATGGGGACAAGTACAACTGCTCTCTTCTCCTGACCAACATCACAGCTGATGACCAAGGGAAATACAGATGCAGTTTTACACATGAAAACATGTACAATGCTTTATTTGTACATCTAAATGTCTCTG CAAACTTCAACCTTTGTCAGAAAACCACAAACCAAGTTAATGACAGTTTAAATAGGACGGAATGTGAAGTGGAGGGACgctacagagacacagagattCTGTGGTATCTGGATCAACAGCTTCTTACAAATtcaactacaactaaaataatCCACAACTATACTTCAAAGGCTGCTGGAAGCCACACCTTCACAAGCGAAATCATTACTGAGCTGACTGGGAAACCAATTTGCAAGGTCAAGGCCAAAGGCGTACCAGCAGTCATTTCTGAGCTCTGCCCACCTG AACCTTGGGTACGCCAACCAGACAATGAAATGTCATGTTACAGGGCATACTTCAAACTCATCCCCATTGCGTTGGTGATTGGCGTTTCCTTGGTTCTGCTGTATCGATGGAAACATTCCCA aggtttgCGGAGACACAGACAAGTGAAGACTAATCCCTTCTTGCCCTGA
- the asb11 gene encoding ankyrin repeat and SOCS box protein 11, with protein sequence MDTSQTDVSPCPPPWQRPFHTYGGQACNPLMAGDGADRTPLHEAAYRGRLLQLRTLVAQGFHVDTPTMDGVSPLHEACLGGHYACAKFLLENGANVDAVSVDGATPLFNSCSGGSAACVLLVLLRGPSVRATHQLASPVHEAARKNHGACLELLLLFGARVDAELPLLGTPLYSACLASAVDCVELLLRSGADVRLGCEQDSPLHAAVRGGEAAAVQLLLDFGADMSCRNAEGRSPLDLSAPNSAARAALQRRGPSSLTQLCRVCVRQSLGSGRLHRTSSLSLPHAINDFLLYK encoded by the exons ATGGATACTTCACAAACCGATGTTTCCCCGTGCCCACCACCCTGGCAGAGGCCCTTCCACACCTATGGAGGACAGGCCTGCAACCCACTGATGGCTG GCGACGGTGCAGACAGAACTCCTCTTCACGAGGCCGCGTACCGAGGCCGCCTTCTCCAACTGAGGACCCTCGTTGCTCAG GGGTTCCACGTGGACACGCCCACCATGGACGGAGTCTCTCCTCTGCATGAGGCCTGTCTTGGTGGTCATTACGCTTGTGCCAAGTTCCTGCTGGAAAATGGAGCAAAT GTGGATGCGGTGTCGGTAGATGGCGCCACCCCCCTCTTCAACtcctgcagcggcggcagcgccgCCTGCGTCCTGCTCGTGCTGCTGCGCGGCCCGTCCGTCCGCGCCACGCACCAGCTGGCGTCGCCCGTCCACGAGGCCGCGAGGAAGA ATCACGGCGCgtgcctggagctgctgctgctgtttggagcTCGCGTGGACGcggagctgccgctgctgggGACGCCCCTGTATTCCGCCTGCCTGGCCTCGGCCGTGGActgcgtggagctgctgctgcgctcaG GAGCAGACGTTCGACTCGGCTGTGAGCAGGACAGCCCTCTGCACGCTGCGGTGAGAGGAGGCGAGGCGGCCGCCGTGCAGCTCCTGCTGGACTTTGGGGCCGATATGTCATGTAGGAACGCGGAGGGACGCTCGCCTCTGGACCTGTCGGCGCCGAACAGCGCTGCGAGAGCTGCCTTGCAGAGAAGAG GTCCAAGCTCCCTGACTCAGCTGTGtcgggtgtgtgtgcgtcagagTCTGGGGAGCGGTCGTCTCCACAGAACCTCCAGCCTTTCGCTTCCTCACGCCATCAACGACTTTCTTCTGTACAAGTGA